The window CACACCCATCTTGGCGAGCAAGGTGGGGATACCCAGCCCTTTAGAGGCTCGGGGCACCCGTTGCGGAGCAATGGGTCGTGGCAAGGATTTCCCGCCTGGCGAGCCTGTAGATGGGTCATCCCGAAGCGGAGCCAGCAAAACGCTCAGTCGCCATCAAAGGAGGATCGACATTTTCGGCGAGAGGGAAAGGACATCCCAAGAATAGGTGACTGTCACTATTTTCTATTTTATAATGTGCGAGGGGGCAAAGCAGGAGAAAGCGATGCGTATTTTGGGGATATCTGCATTTTATCATGACAGTGCCGCCTGCGTGGTGGAAGACGGCAAAATAATATCTGCGGCGCAGGAAGAGCGTTTTACCCGTAAGAAGCACGACTTCTCTTTTCCGAAGAATGCAATAAACTTCTGCCTGCAGAACAGCGGAATAACGGCGAAAGACCTGGATTTCGTCGCCTTCTACGATAAACCGTTCATCAAGTTCGAACGGATACTCATGACCTATCTGGCATTTGCCCCCCTTGGAATCAAGTCTTTCATCACATCGATGCCGTTGTGGATTAAGCAGAGAGTCTGGATGAAAGAATTCATAAAGAAAGAGCTTGGATACGACGACAAGATTATCTTTCCGGAGCATCACGAATCGCATGCCGCATCTGCATTCTTTCCGTCGCCCTTTCAGGAGGCGGCTTTCATCACTGTGGACGGAGTCGGCGAGTGGGCAACGACAAGCTGCGGCGTTGGCAAGGACAATAAGATAGAGATTTTCAAAGAACTCCATTTTCCGCATTCATTGGGTCTTCTTTATTCTGCATTCACGTATTACACGGGGTTCAAGGTCAACTCGGGTGAGTACAAGGTGATGGGGCTTGCACCTTACGGCGAGCCAAAGTACAAAGACTTGATGCTCACGGAGCTCATGGACTTGAAGGAAGACGGCTCGTTCAAGATGAACATGAAGTATTTCAATTACTGCGCCGGCCTTACGATGACGAACCGCAGGTTCGACAAGCTTTTTGGCGGACCTCCGCGGAAACCCGAATCGGAGCTGACACAGCGTGAAATGGATTTGGCGCGCTCGGTCCAGGACGTGACCGAGGAAGTCATGGTGCGCATGGGGCGCAATATCTACAAGGAGACCGGCCAGAAGAAACTTTGTCTGGCTGGCGGCGTGGCCTTGAACTGTGTGGCAAACGGGAGAATCCTGCGGGAAGGTCCTTTCGTTGATATCTGGATACAACCCTCGGCAGGTGACGCAGGAGGTGCGTTGGGGGCTGCGCTTTTTGTCTGGTATCAGTATCTGGAAAACAAGAGAGTGGCGGACGGTGAAAAAGACTTCCAGCTCGGATCATACTTGGGTCCGGAGTTCAGGAATGGAGATATATCCGGCTATCTGAAAAACAACAATATTCCCTATGTTGAGCTCGGCGATGAGGAAATCCCGGAAAAGATCGCTGACCTGATTAACGATCAGAAAGTGATTGGATGGTTTCAGGGGCGCATGGAGTTTGGTCCCAGGGCGTTGGGAAGCCGGTCGATTGTTGGAGACGCCCGCTCTTCGAAGATGCAGGAGATAATGAACCTGAAGATAAAGTTCCGCGAAAGCTTCCGGCCATTTGCCCCATCGGTCATAGAGGAAAAGGCCCCCGACTACTTTGAAATTGACCGAGAGAGTCCTTACATGCTGCTTACAGCAATGGTGAGGAAGGAGATCCGCCGGAAGATGACTAAAGAAGAAGAAAAGCTATTTGGCATCGATAAGCTGAACGTTGTGCGCTCAAGCATCCCCGCGATCACTCACATTGACTACTCTGCCCGGCTTCAGACGGTGAACAAGAAGGATAATCATCTCTATCACCGCATGATCTCGAAATTCGATGAAAAATACGGCTGTCCGGTGATAATAAACACGTCGTTCAACGTGAGAGGTGAACCTATCGTCTGCACTCCTCATGATGCATATCTCTGTTTCATGCGGACAGATATGGATTATCTGATAATTGGCAATTTTCTCCTTGATAAGAGGGATCAGAAATCTCTCGACAAGGACATCGACTGGCGCAAGAAGTTTGAGCTGGATTAGGAGCCTTCATGATTGTTGAGGAAATAAAGAATATCAAGAGCGGAAAGAAAGAGCTCCGGCAATTCGGCCTGACAGTCGGAATTGTTTTTGCTCTCCTTGCAGCGCTGCTTTGGTGGCGTGGCAGATCTTCCTGTCCTTATTTTTTCCTGATTTCCGCTGTTTTGATCTTGCCGGCCTTTCTCGTACCTTCGGTTCTGAAACCTGTTCACAAGGTCTGGATGACCTTCGCCATCCTCATGAGCTGGGTCATGACGAGGGTCATCCTTGGTCTCGTGTTCTATGTGGGAATCACGCCAATGGGTTTCCTCGCAAGGCTATCCGGAAAGGACTTTCTACGGCTGAAATTCGATAAGAAAGCGGACAGCTATTGGATTCCGAAAGAAAGACAGAAGTTTGAAAAGAGTGACTACGAGAGACAGTTCTGATCCGCCCAAGAAGTCCCGTACTGTGATACGCAATATTCTTCTCTCCCTGCTCGTATTCTTCATCTTCATCGTTGCCCTGGAATTCACGCTCCGCTCGACGCATCTCTTCGGCGCAAGAATCTCATGGTCCGAGCCGGATTCGACCCTGGGATTCCGGTATGTTCCGAACAGCAAATACTGGTTCTACAAGGAAAATGATCACCCGATTTCGGGCAGAATAAATAAATATGGGTGGCGGGATAGAGATTGGTCCCGCGAGAAAGATGCAAACACGTTTCGGATTGCGATTCTTGGAGACAGTTTCGTAGAAGCGTTCCAGGTCGAACCGGAAAGCACCTTTATCGCATTGGCACAGCGTCAACTGTATGAAGCGTTGGGACCCAGAATTGAATTGATGAACTTCGGCCGTTCAGGATTCACGCAGACTGAAGAACTCTTCGTTCTTGAAAACCAGGTTGCCGCATTCTCTCCAGATATGGCGATCGTATTTTTCCTTCCGGGAAACGATATCGAGGATGTGCGGAGGGAAACCGCCCCGACCGCGCTGCGACCGTTCTACAAGGTTTCTCCGGAGGGAACCCTTCTCCTTGATACAAGCTTCACTAATCTGCCCGAATACAGGAAGATGTGTTTCATAGACAAGTTCAAGCGGCGCTCAGCACTCATTTCTCTCCTAGCGGAAAGGTATAACGCTTTCAAGATGGCTGCCGCTGCTAAGAGACAGTTCAAGGCCGAAGGGAGAGATGCCTCGCGGAAGGGTCAAATACATG is drawn from Candidatus Eisenbacteria bacterium and contains these coding sequences:
- a CDS encoding carbamoyltransferase, which encodes MRILGISAFYHDSAACVVEDGKIISAAQEERFTRKKHDFSFPKNAINFCLQNSGITAKDLDFVAFYDKPFIKFERILMTYLAFAPLGIKSFITSMPLWIKQRVWMKEFIKKELGYDDKIIFPEHHESHAASAFFPSPFQEAAFITVDGVGEWATTSCGVGKDNKIEIFKELHFPHSLGLLYSAFTYYTGFKVNSGEYKVMGLAPYGEPKYKDLMLTELMDLKEDGSFKMNMKYFNYCAGLTMTNRRFDKLFGGPPRKPESELTQREMDLARSVQDVTEEVMVRMGRNIYKETGQKKLCLAGGVALNCVANGRILREGPFVDIWIQPSAGDAGGALGAALFVWYQYLENKRVADGEKDFQLGSYLGPEFRNGDISGYLKNNNIPYVELGDEEIPEKIADLINDQKVIGWFQGRMEFGPRALGSRSIVGDARSSKMQEIMNLKIKFRESFRPFAPSVIEEKAPDYFEIDRESPYMLLTAMVRKEIRRKMTKEEEKLFGIDKLNVVRSSIPAITHIDYSARLQTVNKKDNHLYHRMISKFDEKYGCPVIINTSFNVRGEPIVCTPHDAYLCFMRTDMDYLIIGNFLLDKRDQKSLDKDIDWRKKFELD
- a CDS encoding SxtJ family membrane protein, yielding MIVEEIKNIKSGKKELRQFGLTVGIVFALLAALLWWRGRSSCPYFFLISAVLILPAFLVPSVLKPVHKVWMTFAILMSWVMTRVILGLVFYVGITPMGFLARLSGKDFLRLKFDKKADSYWIPKERQKFEKSDYERQF
- a CDS encoding SGNH/GDSL hydrolase family protein produces the protein MTTRDSSDPPKKSRTVIRNILLSLLVFFIFIVALEFTLRSTHLFGARISWSEPDSTLGFRYVPNSKYWFYKENDHPISGRINKYGWRDRDWSREKDANTFRIAILGDSFVEAFQVEPESTFIALAQRQLYEALGPRIELMNFGRSGFTQTEELFVLENQVAAFSPDMAIVFFLPGNDIEDVRRETAPTALRPFYKVSPEGTLLLDTSFTNLPEYRKMCFIDKFKRRSALISLLAERYNAFKMAAAAKRQFKAEGRDASRKGQIHGPLSLCTANPDTAYVQSYQLNKILIAAMVEYCREKGIRFMLVTIDIGSYIPEVERKYESADSTFDTNFFEDDLKKYAASLNIDYVGLQGVFRQAYENGRAPLHWTHWNYKGHRVVAGALANELKSIAADSEEHRPAGYRVKN